CTTTCAACTTTGTTGCTACTTAGTCGCTTAGCTactaattgtttaaaattttttaaaagatcaaattgtttgttttaagtAAAATTGATTGActaggcttaattttttttttagtttactgttgataatttttgttgttgtactaatttttttgggcttgtatatttcttttttagattttagacttataaacatttttttaatggtttttaaaatgtggaaaatgtttgaactacaaacttttttacaaattgctgataaTGTAAGTGGTGAGCCCAAAtgtgaaccaataagaatttgctaccttaactgtttgtaaaaatgttatagaaaaatttgtgattataacaatactcttaaaacaaaattgctaaaattagtaaccatatatataataatatttttaagaaaaaggcCCCCCCCAAGTTCAACCATGGCTCCATCCATGCTAGGAAGCACGAACACTACAAAATTGCCAACGTACTGCTGTCGGACACGTATTCAATATGAATACATCCTCGACATGGACACAAATGTGTCAAGTATGCAttctagaagaaaaaaaaatcattttttaattcagTTGTTCTATTTTGATGTTACATGTTGTTTACTTGAGCTCTTTTTATGGGTGTCTAGTTTATTTGTTGTTACAtacttttttaatctaaaataaacataacttattcaaaaataaaaaaatatatatatacctaaaaataaatattaattaattgattgttgtatacaattttttaagaaatgtcATGTCACCATATTACGTATcgtcaataaaaataaattgctaTCTGCGATAGCTAGAGTTCGtcacaacaacacaaaaagTTGTCACAAATTAGTAGTGCTGACGGCAAAAGGCCATTGACATCGATCGACAAAAAGCGTTGTCGTACTACGTCTCTGTGCTACATAGATGAACAATGTCATCtagatttcttaatttttgttattaaccACAAAATGGAGGGAAGCCTCCAGTTTAAAATCCACAGAGCTTTACTACTTGATTGAACCTAAAGATATTCAAGATTTTCCTTTACACCCCACGCGATGGATGATGCTTGAAAGTGCACTAGTCTAATTACTAGGTGCAAGTACAACCCTCGGAATTTTAATTACAGCTAGATTAATTTTAAGCTAAACTCAATTAATGCAGAATTTATGTGATTAGCAAATTAATCAACCGAAGCTATTAACTAAAGCATGGACATACATAATTGACTAAAGCAATTAAACAAGAGTAGTAGGTAAAAGAGGGTGCAAACACAAGATAGCATtggatgtgttattgaagagaaaaattCGAGAACCTGGCTAAAAAACCTCTCCGCAGCCCTACAAGTCAAAATGATCCAATATGAGAATAAGTTAGAGTACAAAGATGAACAAGAAGACTCTCCAAGCATAATCTACCCACTGTATTTAGGCTCTCCAAGTCGttgctaccaacggacttcttaGCTTAGTTTCTTCTCAAGTCTTCCAGTTCCTACAACTCTAATTGGTTGCATCCCCAAAGATTGGTAAAGACCCAATGCTTCCCAAGGCTCCAAATCACACTCAACACTTAGATTGTGTATGAGTTGAGTTTGAGTTAAGCTCCTTTCATGGTATGCAAACTGGAGAGGGGAGAGAATATAGAAAATCTATGAGATTGGTGTAGTAACTTGTAGGCTCACAATTACTAACTCTCAAATGgtgtttttagggttttctttcagaaaccattttttacaattttgtgggtaatgagggtatatataatgTAGGTGAATGAATGGAAGAGTCACAAAAAATGAGTTGTCAAAGTGCTTGTCAACTCATTGGCTAGTTGGCCTACTTGTGAGCCAGTTGCTAGCCACCTAACataattgaatttcaaattctcATGAACTGCTCACATGTCTTCTAGCGCATAAATCAAATGAGTTCCTTTGATGTAATCAATAACAGCGCAAACCATTAAAAATGGATGGCTAGAAGAACAAATAGAATCAAATCTAAGAGTCCAAGACGAAAATCTTAAGCACATTCAAACTACAAATAAAACTGACAATATATGAAACTCGAATCAACCTAAAATGGCCATAGGGAAtcatcaaccaccaccacaaacatCCTTGCATGAATCTCCATTGTAAACCGAACTTGGAAGTAGAATCGACACTGGAGATAGTATCGGGGATTTCTCTGGCGAAGCTCCTAGTATATATCCACACATATACACCACTATTTCTTTACATTCCTCCATTTTTACTCCCTCTTCTCTTTCGGATCCATTCATCACAAttctttctttgaaaaaaaaaaaaaattgatcatgATTTTGTTAACCTTACAGAAGCTTTGAGCTTTGTGCAATGAAAGAGAGATTTTCAGAGATACAAGCTAGTGCTTGTGAAGTCATCAAGACCACAAAGatggatgttttttttttttttttttttttttttaagtcacaAGTTTGTTGGAAGTTTTTGAAGATGAAGAACTTTCCTTTTGTTCGATGTTTTCTCTAGTGTAAAACATATGGTGGGTCTATTATTGtcacttttagttttttattatggGAAAAGTTAATGGACACCTTAAGGATATTGgtttaggaattatttttaaaaatttttatgggaaaatgaaaaattatgtaattGAAAATTACCCCTTGTAGTTACTAAAATTTCActaaattcaatattttttaacgACATGGGGTAATTTGCTAATTTTTGAATACTTAAAGGAGGACATTGTTTGGTTTTAAAGTTTGACGATTGATGTATACCGATAGTTAAAGTGGAGGATCCGTGATAAGTGTGAGTCATGATCAATGTTTTGGGGAGGGGAACAGAGGGAGTCATGGGATCAAACCAGAAGATACCACAAGCATTGTTGGCGGTTACGAAGGAGGAGCACTTAGAGAAAGGGGAAAGGAGAGATGGAGGTTGAAAACATGGGTGCTAGTATTTCTAATTAAGGATATCAAATTTTTGAGCGATGGCCACCACTGGGATTCGTAGAAAAGGTTGAATCATGGAGAACTTGTTGAATCGGGTTGTGGAGATAGGCATGATTGCATTGTAGAGGTGTtcgagtgtttttttttttttaagggatttgatttatttaagtAATTTGTTAATTAGTGGGATTTGTTAGTGTAATTAGGTTATGAATTGAGAATGTTATGGCCAGTTTGAATTGAGGGgaagggagggagagtagagtagagttaaTTTGActcaaaattagcttatttttagttAACTCTACTTTACTTTCCTCCACTCTCCCTCcttctccctcaatccaaacgggccTTTAGTATAATTTTGCTACCTCAATTCTCTAATATTTCCGTGTAAGTGCTTATTTTCTAAGGTTTTGGGCATGCCGTATTTGCCCCATGCTGCTTAACATGATATAAATTAACAATAGAACATGAACCCACTGCTCGTAGACAAACCAAGACAATGGAAACTAACTTTAAAATTCTAATTCATTTTCAATGTTCGCAGCATAAGACGCGCCATCAATAAGCAGCACTACAAAGATCATTTCCCAAATATAAAGGACCTAAAAGGTGTACGTCGTTTACCACAAATTAGTTAAAGTTTGATCCTACAACGTAAAACATCACATTAGAGGAAGATTTTCCTCATGATTTCTCATTATACTTTAACGAGAAgcttatttttatatgtaaagCTGAAAACAAACTTGATGGATTTGCATAATAGATGATTATGAAAACTCATGTATGAGTTGGCTAGAAACCAGTCACTGTGTATCCCCCATCGACACAAATTACTTGCCCAGTGATATATGAAGCGGCAGGAAGGCAAAGAAATGCCACCACGGATGAAATCTCATTAGGCTCTGCAAGACGACCTAGAGGAGTCCGCACGATTAGCTTGATAAGATCATTAGCATGAGGATAATCCTGAGACAATTGGTGTTTGAAATATGATTAATATTGTAGCAATTCGTAATACTTagtatatatttcaaataatgACAAACTGTAGGACTAGGAGGAACTGTGTAAACTTTTCCATTTTGAGTAGTCACCCGAAAATTTTAACATGAAACAAAACTATGAAATTCATATCGGGAAGCAGGGATAGAAGATCTTACTGCGGGATTTTGGTTGGTATTGACACCCCATGGTGCGACAGTGTTTACGCGAATATTGTCCTTTGCCCATTCACATGCCAAGTTCTTTGTTATTTGGTTGATTGCTCCTGAAAATCAATAAGGTTAGAAAAATTAGTATAGTTATTGACAgcaagaatattttattttagtgacAAATGACGTGCCTTTGGATGCTGCATAGTTAGAAAGTTTAGGTAGAGCTATCACTCCAGCGACAGAGGATATGAATACAATATTTCCAGCTCCTGATTCCTTCAAAAGGGAGTATGCAAGTTGAGAAAGATTGTACGGAGCCTCAACATTGGTTTTCATTATAGTCGAGTAATCTTCTTCAGTATATTCTATAGCTCCTTTGATTGTCAATATTCCAGCATTGTTTACCTAAATAAGCAGAAAAATCAGCTTTAGAAGAGCAGAGACACCATAGAGCAATCTAATTTCGATATaaatgaaagataaaagaagaaattataacTGGTAATCTAGGAGCTTATAATTGCAGTGCAGCTCCGGGTCTAGTAGAAACTTATCAGAATGGGATATATTGTAGTTTTGTCCTACGTCTTCCAACGGTTTAACTATGCAGTGACCTAAtccataaaatgttttattgtaCTAATTTTCCCTTTCCAAATTATACTGATTAGGCATGCCAGACTTCAATGCATAAgttcatatttttctttgcGTGAGAATCCTGTTAGGATTAATTCGACTCATCTTACCGAATTTGCATCCCTCTATTATTCTATGAATCATTTATATgacctatttaatttttttgttaagaaaaaaaatgggtagTGGGGTGACTTTAGTTGGCGTCTTCCACCTGATTGTGACCATATTGACACTCTACTTGTTGGGCTCGGGCTTGCAAGAGCAGAGTTTATGACTTATTTCATAATTCATGTAACttgtttaaattaataatacatatgaatagttttataaattattgcGTAATGGATTGGaggaaattttttcaaaccGATTTAGAGGAAAATTTTATTCTTACATTTCATATAAAATGGAGAAGATTGTGTAGTAGAAGAAAggataaaatgttttttttttttttaaccttagaaagccaaaaatatttttcgattctctattttttttataaaaaaaataaaaaattgttgttgacTTTCAAAAGGGATTTTTCTAATGATTAAGCACCTCAACCTAAACGAAGTTAAGGTTGAAACATATTTAGGTGCTGACCAAGGTAATAATTGGTCCTAATTAGAAGAATATCAATTTGAGTAATGTTATCAACCTTGTCTAATTCTCAACTACTTGGAATTTTTTGTTCTGTCTATGACATCTATGGTTCAAATCTCCCTTtccattgtaactatcaaattaccaaaaaaaaaaaaaaaaaatcttatctaTTTAGGCTATAATAAGAAGGATATAATTGTAAATCTCTAACTATACGTTTTCtctttgtaaagttgtgattttcaattttgtttgttgGCATTAATTCCATGTCAAATTCGATTGTaattcttcaatcattttcttgttaTTTTGTAGGATTTAATGTAATGGGTTTAGTGTGAAAATTTGGTGAAGAGTTTTGAATATAGATTATCTTGCGACTAGTGCATCCTGTAAAAGATCACATGAGGAGCACATGTGTGGAAGTTCAAAGGTCTCAATGTCAAATGGCATCTTACGAGTGGCTTGCGACTTGGTCAACTCGCAACCTGACTCGTGAGATGCATTGCCAGCCTGTTTTGTGTCTTTCCTCatttctttacccacactataaaaGCCCACATTACCTACATAAGGAGagtttcagagagaaaaccctagaaatccATTTGAGAGTTAGACACTGATAACCAACAATTTTTTACacatttctcttagttttcctcaCACTCTTTCCTCTCTAATtccatatccttgagaggttcttagccaAACATAAACCACACTCATTCTGAGTGTTGTGAGTTGATTTGGAGCTCTTGGGATTCATTGGGTCATGCCATTCAATGGTGGATGCAATTGGTGATAATTGTGGGATCTAAaaagctagtgaagacaaggCTTGGTGAAGCCCGTTGGTGGCCAGGACTCAAAGGGTCTAAGTATAGAGGGCAATCTAATCTTGGAGGGTCTACATTGTAATCCTTGTACTCCATCTTATTTATTAATGGGTCAATTCGGATTGGAGGGCCAGAGAGCATGGTTTTCAAGCCCAAACCGTTCAATGAACCGTAAAAGGAagaggtttaaggtttttaaGGTTCAACCAAAGTCTGATCGAGGTCGGACCTTGATGTcgtaataattatttaaataatacaaaaataaataaaatacatgaacaaaattcaaccatcttaaccaaaataatatttaaagagGATAAAATATAGATGatctttttgtaatttattataaagattatataatatctcttataaagaaagtaaaagaaagaaaaaaagaaagaaaaaaaaagagtcaactAATCAAGTAATGGGAAAGGTGATAATAAAGAGCTGAAGAAATTGTTGgatgattatcaaaaaagagGGAGAGGCATGACTTTTTaggttaaaaaatttaaaataaaaaccatttcCCTATTCCCAATATTAAATCCTGGTTCTCCTTTCTCTGTGTTACTTTGTTTACTCTGCTGATTCTTTACCAGTTtacttctctatttctctattaCTTTGTTCTCTCTATCCCTCtcgcctc
The DNA window shown above is from Quercus lobata isolate SW786 chromosome 7, ValleyOak3.0 Primary Assembly, whole genome shotgun sequence and carries:
- the LOC115952349 gene encoding tropinone reductase homolog isoform X2, with amino-acid sequence MAEAEPSFKDPRWSLKGVTALVTGGTKGIGYAIVEELAALGAAVHICSRNQTEINERVREWESKGFKLSGSVCDLTSKAQREELIKTVSSVFHGKLNILVNNAGILTIKGAIEYTEEDYSTIMKTNVEAPYNLSQLAYSLLKESGAGNIVFISSVAGVIALPKLSNYAASKGAINQITKNLACEWAKDNIRVNTVAPWGVNTNQNPADYPHANDLIKLIVRTPLGRLAEPNEISSVVAFLCLPAASYITGQVICVDGGYTVTGF
- the LOC115952349 gene encoding tropinone reductase homolog isoform X1 codes for the protein MAEAEPSFKDPRWSLKGVTALVTGGTKGIGYAIVEELAALGAAVHICSRNQTEINERVREWESKGFKLSGSVCDLTSKAQREELIKTVSSVFHGKLNILVNNAGILTIKGAIEYTEEDYSTIMKTNVEAPYNLSQLAYSLLKESGAGNIVFISSVAGVIALPKLSNYAASKGAINQITKNLACEWAKDNIRVNTVAPWGVNTNQNPAVRSSIPASRYEFHSFLIVRTPLGRLAEPNEISSVVAFLCLPAASYITGQVICVDGGYTVTGF